TCCACCCTGGTGACTCACCAGAGGACCCACACCGGTGAGAAACCTTTTAAGTGCCAGGACTGTTGGAAGAGCTTCGGTAGACGTTCCACTCTGGTCATGCACTTGCGGACTCACACCGGGGAAAAGCCCTACAAGTGCTCTGACTGCCCTGAAACCTTCAGCGTGAAGTCGGGCCTTCTGAGTCACCAGAGAATCCATATGACCGAGAAGCCCTACCTGTGCCTGGAGTGTGGCAAAAACTTCTGCCGCAGCGCGGACCTCATTATACACCAGAGAAttcacactggagaaaaaccctACCAATGCAACGCCTGCGGCAAGAAATTTAATACAAATTCCCACCTTGTGACCCatcagaggatccacacaggagaaaaaccctataaatgcccCGAATGTGGGAAGAGCTTTTCTTACAGTTCAGTCCTGGTGGGTCATCAGAGacttcacacaggagagaaaccttacgCCTGTCTTGAGTGTGGGAAGACTTTCCGTAACAATTCACATCTCATCACTCATCATAGAGTAcactcaggagagaaaccttaCACGTGCCCAGAGTGTGGTAGAAATTTTAGTGTAAGTTCAAATCTTACAAAGCATCGGAAAATCCATGAAAGAGAGACGTCCTTGAAATATTCTGAGTAAGAAACGCAGTGGATGGGATTCTGATTAGCTACTCAAGATGCTTAAAAAGaagctaaaaatatatatatggctTATTCGGAAATTTTACTAGAGAGTCCAAATGCTTGCAGTTAAGGAAGGCCAAAATGAAAGTAGACATAAGAGAACAAAGAATGTACAtgtagtcctagacttatgactgcaattgactgcataatttccgttgctaagcaagacacttaagtgaattttgtcccatttttaagacctttcttgccataattcttagtgaatcactgcagttgttaagttagtaacatggttgttaagtgaatttggcttccccattgtctttgcttatcagaaggtcgccaaagttgatcacatgaccccgggacactgcaaccgtcatcaatacatgccagttgccaagcatccaattttgatcatgtgaccatgagaataCTGTAACGCTCaatagtgtgaaaaacagtcataagtcactcttttcagtgctgttgtaacttttggcagtaaatgaatggttgtaagtcaaggactacctgtatgccatATCTTGTACGAAAGGATTAAAAGATccctgatttttttcaaaaaatctcttttaagaaTGGGATCTGATGAGGAAGATGTATTAAGTTCAGATTCAGGCAACAAGGAAACaagcatgtttttctttttctccaaaataatgtaacacaaaaaaagtatatttgcatacttttacttgctTACTTGCTATTGCAAAATCCTAATTTTTAACATATTGTGGAAGCCTAAcatacatggtggctcagtggctaagatgctgagcttgttgatcgaaaggtcggcagttcagcggtttgaatccctagtgccacgtaacgggatgagctcctgttatttgtcccagcttctgccatcctagcagttcgaaagcatgtaaaaatgcaagtagacaaatagggaccacctttggtgggaaggtaacagcgttccgtgcgcctttagcatttagtcatgctgccaCATGATcaaggagatgtcttcagacagcgctggttcttcggctttgaaacggggatgagcactgctccctagagtcgggaataactagcacatatatgcgaggggaacctttacctttaacatacGGAAATTATAAGAAAATACAGTAGCAATAGGGATCCcgaagggcttttttttttcttcttcaaagtcACACATTTGGGGGATTCCAGTTGTTTAGGATAGTCATCAAGAAGCGTCGATCAACTGTGAGGCAAATAGTTAAACTTAAAATGTCTGATTCAGTTCTGCTGTAGCTCCTATGCTGTTAAGCCGCTTGAGCATTGAATAAACAAAAAGGCAGgatatgataaataaaaatggTCTTTTATCTTGGCTGCCAAAAGTGTAGGCTAATGTATGAACCTTACCAGTTTTTATTTAATCCACCAAGGAAGGTGAAGATgtgcaaaataaaatgaattgccCCCAAACAAAATCCTTAATAAGACCTATCTTTCTTTAATTTTTGTGAGTTCTCAGGCCACTGAATTTTCTATGCAGCCTTAAGGATTACAAAGCTAGTTTCATTCCAGCAGTTTCCGTGTCAAGATCCCTGATTTTGCCCTTGTGCCGTCCATCTGTCTggatgggaaagtcacaaatgtaaTAAATTGCTATTGATTTGGTCTTAATTTTTGCTGACACACAAAGCTAACTATTGCTGCTAAGTGTATCAAATAATTGGAAAACTTTGTTTGACAGTATCATGGCAAAGAAActagtgtacagatagtcctagacttatgaccacaatggagcacatttctgtggctaaagcAGTTAAGTAAACTATGCCccaatttacaaccttttttgccacagttgttaagcaaatcactgcagctgttaagtgaatcgtaagGCCATTAAACAAATCTAGCTCCCCCCATTGACTGCtggctggaaaggttgcaaaaggtgatcagatgaccCCAGAACAGcacaactgtcacaaatacatgccagttgccaagaacttgaattttgatcataggaccatggggatgttgcaatggttgtaagtgtaaaaactgGTTGTatggcacttttttcagtgccattgtaacttaggTCATTAtataaatagttgtaagtcaaggactattagtAATGTGGTTCATACATTGTGCCAAGCCttcatttttgtttgcttttggccAAGGGTGGTGTGTGAACCCAGACAATGGTAGCttgtttaatagcaatagcacttatatatcactccgtagcagtggtgggtttcaatttttttactaccggttctgtggacatggtttggtgggcttggcatggcttggtggacgtggcttggtgggcgtggcaggggaaggatactgtaaaatatccatccccaccccactctgggggaaggatactgcaaaatccccatttcctcctgatcagctgggacttgggaggcagagaatatataggggtggggccagtcagaatttttattaccggttctctgaactactcaaaatttctgctactggttctcaagaactggtcagaacctgctaaaacccacttctgctccatagtgctttatagcagtggtccccaatctcTGCAGCTTGGCGGCCCGGcttaggggaggggaggggaggggagaggtgaactgggccatgcaagcagCAGGCTGGTGTGCAAGTGCATGTAGACAGCTTGACTAATTGAgctgcgcacacatgcatgtgcgtgctggcctACCACTCGCATGAGTCAAGATGCACGCGCATGCACGCTGGGCCACCACTCACATGGCCCTGTTGCAAATAGTGGGAGGCGGTCCGGGGGCTGAGGACCCCtgttttatagcactctctgagcgatttacaatgtcagcatactgctcccaacaatttgggtcctcattttaccaacctcagaaggatggaaagctgagtcaaccatgagccgatCAGAATCAAACTTCTgattgtgggcagagttagtctgcattaataatgcattctaagcactatgccaccacagctcttaatgcATTATGGTTAAATGAACTATTTGAATCTATGTGAATGAGTGCGCGTACATGTTTTCCTGGAAAAGTAGTGCTATACGAGCATACAGCACATACAGTGGCAACACATGGCCAGCCTTGAATGATCTCAGAAGAAGGTGAGCAGGGTCAGAAGagatttgtttttggaagggaGACAGTGCTGGAGAAGCAGGGGCAAGCAAAGAGTTGAGTTTAAGGAGACATTATGAATGATCAGAAGCCTCATTAAGGAATGACTGCCAATCAGATTTTGATTAAACATTGAATCAGCTCCAGTTCTGGGTTGGTTGCATTGACTTCCTGGCTGTCTGACCCCTTTTGTTCAAGAACACATGTTCCTGTTGCTTGTCTGGTAGAGTTGCCACTGTCCTCCCTTCTCAGGTATATTTCAACCCATCTAGAACGTATCCAGGTTGCTACGTGTCAAGGGATCCACAGGCACTGATGGCAAAACATTGGAAGAAGTGTTGAAGAAACAGAGGCAATTCTAGCAATGGGGCAGTCAGTCCCAGGTGTTAAGATTTCCTGAGAGAGAAACTGAAATATCTCAATATCATGACCAGCAGTCTTCTTACATCCGGGAAACCACTGAAACCATTTTTACCCATTTTTCGGACAGGAAAAAGCTCCTTCCCAGCTCGCTATTGAAAAATATAGAAGGGAGACAGCATAATTGTGCTGGCTGCATAAATctatacaggggtgggctgctgggggttcgcaggggttcgggagaacctcaaactaagtttctgtgcagttcggagaatccccaaatcccacttgtggctggccccgcccaccctgcccctcccctcccaggagtccccacgcggcctgttttggatgcaggtaagtgcagggcgcgcacagagacttggggaaggcaaaaaacgggcctaccagaagtttgggaaggctggaaacgggcccctgtttccagtctccagagggcctccggagcctggggaggccatttttgccctctgccccagagtgggatgggaatggggattttgcagtatccttcccctgccacgcccaccaagccacacccacagaaccagtagtaaaaaaatgttttgatttcaccactggtctcagCTATAACACATCAAAACACCTTCACAACCAAAAGCATTAACTTTATTGCTGTTGAAACTTTTAAGGATGTTGTCGTCTGTATTAAATTTCAAAAGAACTGGTTGTCCTGTACAGGAGGAGAGGCCTCTTTTGGCTGATCTCCAAAattgcagcaaagctggctggggaattctgggagttgaagtccaccaggcttaaagtggccaaggttggagacacctgctctaAACTACATTCAGGTGTAAAAGCTGAAAGCAAGAAAGTGAGATAGTCTAGGCTGGGAATACCTGATGAAGCCAAATTCAGCCAGAGGAGTATGCATCCATTACAGAAACATAGAATTTCCCTTCTTGCATATCTTGTATTCTGCAACCACAAACAAGTCACCTATTTTGAAGAACATTTAGAATATGCTACAGAACTTAACTCTGCCAGAACTGTTAGGCTTCCTTAGATTTTTGCATCCCTGCAAAAATCCATGCCTACCCTGCTGGAAGTGGTTCACTGATGCTAAAAACTATTACTGTTAAGTAAGCCATTTCTTAATTGTTTCCTCAACAGATAATAAAggatgttttaaaaagttttaaagctttttttttcttttttacaaattCACTTCCCCATTGCTTTTAATGGTTATTATAAATCaagggggcacctaccctctggaacgagctccctctggggctctgtcaactccccgatctcaagttcttccgccacgagctgaagacgttgctgtttcgaagagcaggactagcttgaatgtagttttaaattgggatttttaaaaaaggggtttaaatgaggttttaaatttgtatttaaaagttagagcatcaattgaatttaactatctattcttttagctgttttttatgtattatatgttttctgctgtttttttgactgtgaaccgccctgagtccttcgggagatgggcggtatacaaatataataaataataataaaataataataagtacGCTAACTTTAAAAATATGTTCTTCAATCAGTGATTAATattttcatttgaactgccttatCTTAAATATTCACAAAATTACTATGCCattctatacagatagtccttgatttacaacattcCTTTTACTGACCTGAATTACAGCGGTGTTGAAAAATGACTTACaatcagtcctcgcacttatgaccttcGCAGCGTCCCTatgattacatgatcaaaattcagacacttggcaaccaacatATAAGTAatgacatttgcagcatcctggaatCACATGATCCCTATTTGCTACCTTTCCAGCTGGTCTCCAACAATTTATGTCAATGGAGgatgccagatttgcttaatgaccacagaaaaaaaggttgtaaaatcagcaaCGAATTATTTAGCAACAATATTccatcccagttgtggttgtggaGGAATATGTGTTGGCAGGACAGCCGTTCTCGATAAGAGTGACTATTGTCTCGGTCATTTCGTCAGCTCTGATTGTGGATTGGTGAAGGGTTAAGACTTTGGAAAtagttttataaaattttccagaCTGAAAGCCATCAACAGAAGTCTTCATGATTTCTTTTTAGCAAGGCATGGGATGtagggtccttggtattctctaagcttggttattttcATTGCCAAAttaggtaatattatcagtgcactgatgatgttaccgaaTTTGGTAATGACAGGTTGGCAAGAAAAACAAGCAAATCAAGCTtaaagagcaccagggaccccacagatcaaatctgagctacaaatattatcttctgtcGGTAGGTCATAGTAATATTTGTGTAATCTTTGAAGCGACAAATTTACAAAGAAGTGGCTTGAGAATGTCCTGTAAGGCAGAGATGGCCTGAGTCAGTCCTTATTGTTTAATAAAGTATTCATACCACTGGCCCTTTAATTTCATTGGCTGAACTGCACAAAGTTGTACACTGCATGATAGGATGGTTATGAAATCATTGAAATAAGCACCAAACGTTGGTATTATTTGTCCACTCCGATTCCTTTTATATATCAACAAGACCCACATGAAGTTCTGATAAACACATTTTGAAAGAtatgcaaaaaaaagggggggggaggaatccgAAAAGGATCATTTTCACAAAACCGTATTCACAAAATTCTATTTTCTCTCAACAGTTTCCTgaatagccaaaaaaaaaaaaaaaaaaaaattaaacaaacctTACAACATGTTAAAATACAGTACTAGTTCAAAAATAGTATTTTGGATTTGGGAATAAAAAATTCCCATCAGATTAAATGTTAGCCAAATTAGCTCCATTTTATCACAAGTATAGaagttacttttcttttcttcgtGACTAAAGACAAAATACAAAGGCATGCTAATGAAAGAGGCAGAATTtggttcttctttttcccttccccctcccccggaACAGATTTCTGAATTCAATTCATGAGACAGAAATCACTTCATTTAATGTCATAATTACATTAAAGTAGGTTTATTCTGCACTATTATTCGGTACAGCAGAGAGACACATTGTCAAGCCTGAACTTGATTGGGTTGTGGGATTGTTCGTATCCTTGGGCATTCTGATATGCCTTTCTCAGGCCAATGCTTGTGCTTGGCTTCTTGGTTGCAGTTCAGAGTCCACACCCAAAAGACAACAGTTAGGCAAGGACAATAGTTAAATACGAATGGATGCAGTAGTTTATATgtaattaaaattacattaaattagTTACATATCATTATTTCCCCTTTCTGTTACACTAACAGTTGCAATCTGCTGGCAAATTTTGGAGGTGGAAAGCATATGATAGATTTTGGGGAGCCACATACATGCTTGTTGCCTCTGgctgttacccaactaggtaacatcttcagtgcacaGATTCTACTGATTCAGAGCAGCCCTCCTCCCCCACATTCTCCTAGGGCCCCTAAGCTAGACTGCCACCTAGTGGCCTAGCACAAAAAGATGTCTAATTGCCAAAGTTGAAATAAAATCCAGCTAGGAAAGTAGTTGGGGTGGTGTGAACAGAATGAGGGCCAGACACCCGGTTCTTCACTtcaaataatagaatattttGGCCAGCCTTAGTGGTATTTCACAAATTCACCCTCCTTCAATTCAAGGCAAAGGCCCACTTGGTGGATGCCAGGAGAGGCGCCttctgtccaggggtgaaattcaaaaattttccctaccggttctgtgggtgtggcttggtgggcatggcaggggaacgatattgcaaaatctccattcccaccccactctgggcccagccagaggtggtgtttgccggttctctgaactactcaaaatttccactaccggttctccagaacctgtcagcacCGGTTGGattccacccctgcttctgtcctCCAAAGCTGGAACCCAGTGCAATCATAAGAACTGCCCTTTCAGGAAAAACCAAGCTATTCCTAGTTCCTCCGTCCTTTTCTTGCTACCCTGGATGCTGTTCAGAAACGATGGAGATGTCCAATGATTCCACTGGATGGTTCTCTTCTGGGAATAGTATCTTATTTGTGGCACTCTGTTCTTGGTCTAAAGAATTCAAAGACAGCAAACAAAAAGCTTTTTTCCGTCTATTCTCAATAAGATTAGTTTGTGTAATGAAATCCTATGGCTGAAATCAGGTCTTTCCACACCCAAGCCAGTATTGTATTATCTGTCTTTGGATCTCAACTCTGCCccaacaatttaaaatgtaaaaattgaGAAAAATTCCTCTCTGAATCAACTAAtaacactctataaagccctagtaaaaccacatctagagtactgcatccagttttggtcaccacactatcaaaaagatgttgagattctagaaaaagtgcagaagagagcaaccaggatgattaggggactggagactaaaacataagatgaacagttgcaggaactgggcatggctagtctagtgaagagaaggattggagcagacatgatagcagtgttccagtatttgagaggctgccacagagaggaagggggtcaagctattttccaaggcacccaaaggccagacaaggaataagggatggaaactgaccaaggagagattcaacttagaaatgaggagaaactttctgacagtgagaacaatcaaccaatggaacagcttgccttcagaagttgtgagagcttcatcacttgagactttcaagaaaagattggactgccatttgtcagaaatggtgtagaatcTCTTGCTTgagtgaggggttggactagatgacctataaggtcccttccaactctgttaacctgttaaGAACTGCCTTGAATACAGCTCTATGCGCAGAAAAAGGCTCATAAATTGGCCATGAGAAGAGACAGCTGTGAGACGTTTTCCCTCCTTTGATTCCCTCATATAGAAATGCCCTCTTCAACTTCAGGGTTGATTGAACCAGGAATTCACTTCTAATAAGGAAATTCAGGGTTCGCTCTTAATAGTTACCCCTGAATTTGGCAGGGGTCTGTTTTCTCCAGTGGTGTGACATTTCTTATGCTGAACGAACTGTTTGCTCCcgttaaaacttttcccacagtcaggacagatGAAAGAAGTCTTTGCCATATGGATCTTCTGATGTGTAACCAAGTGTGAGCTCACGCGGAAGGCTCTCCCACAGTCGGGACATTCGtaaggtttctctcccgtgtgaatTCTCCGGTGGATAATGAAATGAGCCCTTTGGCTAAAGCTTTTCCCACATTCCAAGCACATgtacggtttttctcctgtgtgaattcGCTGGTGAATCACAAGGTTCATCTTTACACTGAATTTCTTCCCGCAGTCCAGGCACTCGTAAGGTTTCAATCCGGTGTGAATCCCTTGGTGTTTCGCCAAATGGGCATTCCgactaaagcttttcccacagtCTGAACACCGATAGGGCCTATCACCTCGGTGACTCCTTTGGTGCCTTTTGAGCGCTGAATTCTGAATGAAATTTTTCCCACAGTCTGTGCAGTGAtaaggtttctctcccgtgtggatccGCTGGTGGTTGACCAGATGGGAGCTGTATCTGAAGTTCTTTCCACAGACATGACAGATAAGGGGCCGTTTCACCCTAGGGATGCCTACTTTTCTTGCAGCGTCCTTCTGAGATATCAAACTTCCCGTGCTAGGCACAGGTGCCGCCTGGGCTTGATCTGAAGGGTTTCTCTTGGG
This genomic window from Ahaetulla prasina isolate Xishuangbanna chromosome 2, ASM2864084v1, whole genome shotgun sequence contains:
- the LOC131190303 gene encoding zinc finger protein 501-like codes for the protein MLTQEIKTTFKQEEEEKVEQHDPHLKDYREVQNTPEEHVIQKKHNCPICGKNFCRRSDLVRHQKLHSGDRPFTCTKCGKGFVQSTHLIAHQKSHIREKPYYCPHCGRSFNQILNFNRHQRTHSQEPPFKCSDCGKTFSRSSNLIMHQRTHTGERPYKCFDCGNSFSRSSTLVTHQRTHTGEKPFKCQDCWKSFGRRSTLVMHLRTHTGEKPYKCSDCPETFSVKSGLLSHQRIHMTEKPYLCLECGKNFCRSADLIIHQRIHTGEKPYQCNACGKKFNTNSHLVTHQRIHTGEKPYKCPECGKSFSYSSVLVGHQRLHTGEKPYACLECGKTFRNNSHLITHHRVHSGEKPYTCPECGRNFSVSSNLTKHRKIHERETSLKYSE